In Parasphingorhabdus halotolerans, a single window of DNA contains:
- a CDS encoding aldo/keto reductase, with product MKYRKLGAELEVSALGLGCMPMAGIGKGMYGEANTAECLATLDRAIELGITFFDTAEVYGPYRNEELLGQAIKGRRDRLVIATKFGFDLTNPVKIGVDSSPANVRRACEGSLQRLGIDTIDLFYQHRVDPNVPIEETVGAMANLVTEGKVRYLGLSEAGADTIKRANRTHPIAALQSEYSLWERSIEEEILPLCQDLNIGFVPYSPLGRGFLTGQITSRDDLADDDYRLRDPRYSEENFDQNLKMVDVVKEIASNHGCSAAQVALAWLLAQGDFIVPIPGSKRRATLEDSMAAVDVTLTDDDLDALEKVAPMGGTAGPRYGEAMMSMVRL from the coding sequence ATGAAATACCGTAAACTGGGCGCTGAACTGGAAGTGTCCGCACTCGGCCTTGGTTGCATGCCAATGGCGGGAATTGGCAAAGGTATGTATGGCGAGGCCAACACAGCAGAGTGCCTTGCCACACTCGATCGCGCAATTGAACTTGGCATCACTTTCTTTGATACAGCAGAAGTTTACGGCCCTTACCGGAACGAAGAATTATTGGGTCAGGCTATAAAAGGGCGCCGTGACAGGCTCGTCATTGCCACTAAATTCGGATTTGATTTGACCAATCCCGTCAAGATCGGGGTGGATTCATCCCCCGCCAACGTGCGGCGCGCCTGCGAAGGATCACTGCAGCGCCTTGGCATTGATACGATTGATCTGTTTTACCAGCACCGCGTCGATCCCAATGTACCGATAGAAGAAACCGTAGGTGCAATGGCCAATCTGGTTACTGAAGGAAAAGTACGTTATCTCGGGTTATCTGAAGCGGGTGCTGATACAATCAAGCGCGCCAATAGAACACACCCTATCGCAGCCTTGCAATCAGAATATTCTTTGTGGGAACGCAGCATTGAAGAGGAAATATTGCCGCTGTGTCAGGATTTGAACATCGGCTTTGTTCCCTATAGCCCCCTTGGCCGTGGCTTCCTGACCGGACAAATTACGAGCCGGGATGATCTGGCTGATGATGACTACCGCTTGCGTGATCCGCGCTATTCGGAAGAGAATTTCGATCAGAACCTGAAGATGGTGGACGTCGTCAAAGAAATTGCAAGCAACCATGGCTGCTCCGCAGCGCAAGTCGCACTCGCCTGGTTGTTGGCGCAGGGCGATTTCATTGTCCCGATCCCCGGCTCCAAGCGCCGTGCCACTCTGGAAGACAGCATGGCCGCCGTTGACGTGACATTGACCGACGATGATCTTGATGCATTGGAAAAAGTCGCACCAATGGGCGGCACCGCCGGCCCCCGATATGGTGAAGCCATGATGTCGATGGTGCGTCTCTAA
- the glmM gene encoding phosphoglucosamine mutase — protein MTKKFFGTDGIRGLTNQHPMTAEIAMKVGQAAGRHFLRGDHRHRVVVGKDTRLSGYMMENALVAGFTSVGMDVVQVGPMPTPAVAMLTRSMRADLGVMISASHNPYHDNGIKLFGPDGFKLSDEDELKIESYLDEPSKLAAASDIGRARRFEDARGRYIHAVKMSLPDHIRLDGLKVVVDCANGAAYQVAPSAFWELGAEVITIGVDPNGKNINDKCGSTDVAALQESVVASGAHIGIALDGDADRLIVVDEKGKIVDGDQLMALIGWSWSRNGLLTGDGIVATVMSNLGLERFLNSQKLDLVRSKVGDRYVLEEMKKGGFNVGGEQSGHMILLDHATTGDGTIAALQVMAELVESGKPASELLHLFDPVPQLLKNVRYSGGDPLADEKVISVIAEAEKELDGVGRLVIRASGTEPLIRVMAEGDNSDQVNTVVDRICSVVEEAA, from the coding sequence ATGACAAAGAAATTCTTCGGTACGGACGGTATCAGAGGTCTTACCAATCAACACCCGATGACGGCCGAAATAGCCATGAAGGTCGGTCAGGCCGCCGGACGCCATTTTTTGCGTGGGGACCATAGACACCGGGTTGTGGTTGGGAAAGACACCCGCCTGTCGGGCTATATGATGGAAAATGCGCTGGTTGCCGGCTTTACCAGTGTCGGGATGGATGTGGTGCAAGTTGGACCCATGCCAACTCCCGCGGTTGCGATGCTGACGCGATCCATGCGGGCAGATTTGGGTGTAATGATTTCTGCTAGCCATAATCCATATCATGACAATGGGATCAAGCTTTTCGGCCCTGACGGATTCAAGCTATCCGACGAAGATGAATTGAAAATCGAATCTTATCTGGACGAACCTTCAAAACTGGCGGCGGCGTCTGATATCGGTCGGGCGCGGAGATTTGAGGATGCACGCGGGCGGTATATTCATGCAGTCAAAATGTCGTTACCAGACCATATCCGTCTCGACGGACTGAAGGTTGTGGTCGATTGTGCCAATGGTGCCGCCTATCAGGTCGCCCCTTCGGCATTCTGGGAATTGGGGGCGGAAGTCATCACCATCGGTGTCGATCCGAACGGCAAAAACATAAATGATAAATGCGGCTCCACAGATGTTGCAGCTCTGCAGGAATCGGTCGTCGCGAGCGGCGCACATATAGGAATTGCACTGGATGGTGATGCTGACCGGCTGATTGTGGTCGATGAGAAGGGTAAGATTGTTGATGGCGACCAGCTCATGGCTCTTATTGGCTGGAGTTGGAGTCGAAATGGCTTGCTCACCGGTGACGGAATTGTTGCAACGGTTATGTCCAACCTGGGGTTGGAGCGATTTTTAAATTCTCAAAAACTCGATCTCGTTCGCTCAAAAGTGGGCGATCGTTATGTGCTGGAAGAAATGAAAAAGGGCGGATTTAACGTCGGCGGTGAGCAATCTGGTCATATGATATTGCTCGATCACGCAACAACCGGCGATGGCACAATCGCGGCCTTGCAAGTCATGGCTGAGCTCGTGGAAAGCGGCAAGCCAGCCAGTGAATTGCTGCATCTTTTTGATCCAGTTCCGCAGCTTCTCAAAAATGTTCGTTATAGTGGTGGCGATCCATTGGCTGACGAGAAGGTAATATCTGTCATTGCTGAAGCGGAAAAGGAACTCGACGGCGTAGGTCGATTGGTTATTCGCGCATCCGGCACCGAGCCCCTGATCCGTGTTATGGCGGAAGGCGATAATTCTGATCAAGTTAACACTGTTGTGGATCGAATTTGTTCCGTTGTGGAAGAGGCTGCCTGA
- a CDS encoding ribonuclease HII, whose translation MIVQTIAGVDEAGRGPLAGPVVAAAVILPDGHGIIGLDDSKKLSAKKRATLELEILEKTIFSIALCDQLEIDSINILQATMLAMTRAADGLVARPDHVLVDGNRLPEWDHEAIAIIGGDALHPCISAASIIAKEHRDRLMIEAAVQYPEYGWERNKGYGTAEHLAALRKYGPTPLHRKSFAPVAQIALI comes from the coding sequence TTGATCGTGCAGACAATTGCAGGCGTCGACGAAGCGGGCAGGGGACCGCTGGCTGGTCCGGTGGTCGCCGCTGCTGTGATATTGCCCGATGGTCACGGCATAATCGGTCTGGATGACAGCAAGAAACTTAGTGCAAAAAAACGCGCGACTTTAGAGCTCGAAATTCTGGAAAAAACTATATTCTCCATTGCTTTATGCGATCAGTTGGAGATTGATTCCATTAATATATTGCAAGCAACCATGCTGGCTATGACCCGTGCTGCTGACGGCCTGGTGGCGCGACCGGATCATGTTCTGGTCGATGGTAATCGCTTGCCTGAATGGGATCATGAGGCGATCGCGATAATTGGTGGTGATGCCCTCCACCCCTGTATTTCCGCCGCTTCCATCATCGCCAAGGAACATCGCGACCGGCTGATGATTGAGGCGGCAGTGCAATATCCGGAATATGGTTGGGAGCGGAACAAAGGTTATGGGACCGCGGAGCATCTCGCTGCGCTCCGCAAATACGGCCCGACGCCGCTGCACCGGAAAAGTTTTGCGCCAGTTGCGCAGATCGCACTCATTTAG
- the thiD gene encoding bifunctional hydroxymethylpyrimidine kinase/phosphomethylpyrimidine kinase yields the protein MIAPARILSIAGSDSGGGAGIQADIKTITMLGGYAMTAITAVTAQNTIGLDAVHLIPTETVIAQIDAVVRDIGVDAIKIGMIGSAGTATAVADYLERVSVPIVFDPVMVATSGSTLADEATIAAFGSLMALASVVTPNIPELEALGGKEAVLGHGCHLLLKDGHGEGQRIVDRLYSPKGLVTSLEGKRFDTSDTHGTGCTLASALACGMGQGLPLVEAFNRAIRFVRLALLEAPHFGEGNGPLGHQQVRDFWDEDEVVPGISFNQVTVGSSDYTASVDFYKKLGLRQIVDSPDNGYARFEAGNGATFSIHSGSESPNDAVVYFESLALDAWVKELVETGIVFDRMPQDESWGWREARLRDPHGNIICLYHAGENRRYPPWRIN from the coding sequence ATGATCGCTCCGGCCCGCATTTTATCCATAGCAGGGTCAGACAGCGGCGGCGGCGCTGGCATTCAGGCGGACATCAAGACCATCACCATGCTCGGTGGATATGCGATGACCGCTATAACGGCGGTGACGGCACAAAATACAATTGGGTTAGATGCGGTGCATTTAATCCCGACCGAGACTGTGATTGCGCAGATAGATGCCGTGGTCCGCGATATTGGGGTGGATGCGATAAAGATCGGAATGATTGGAAGCGCCGGGACAGCGACTGCCGTCGCGGATTATCTGGAACGGGTCAGCGTGCCTATTGTGTTCGATCCAGTGATGGTTGCGACCAGCGGTAGCACGCTAGCCGATGAAGCCACAATCGCCGCTTTTGGCAGTCTGATGGCGCTAGCCAGCGTCGTTACGCCTAATATACCCGAACTTGAAGCACTCGGCGGCAAAGAGGCGGTTCTCGGTCATGGTTGCCATCTGCTTTTGAAAGACGGGCATGGTGAAGGACAACGCATTGTGGACCGACTTTATTCGCCAAAGGGCTTGGTCACCAGCCTTGAAGGCAAAAGATTTGATACCAGCGACACGCATGGAACGGGCTGTACATTAGCGAGCGCTCTGGCTTGCGGAATGGGGCAGGGCTTGCCGCTGGTTGAAGCCTTCAATCGAGCGATCCGCTTTGTCAGGCTTGCCTTGCTGGAAGCGCCTCATTTTGGTGAAGGTAATGGCCCACTGGGGCACCAGCAGGTCCGCGATTTCTGGGATGAGGATGAGGTCGTCCCGGGTATTTCCTTTAATCAGGTGACCGTAGGCTCTTCCGATTATACTGCCTCCGTTGATTTTTATAAAAAGCTCGGGCTGCGACAAATTGTTGATAGCCCGGATAACGGCTATGCCCGTTTTGAGGCAGGAAATGGCGCAACTTTCTCGATTCATTCTGGTTCAGAGTCACCCAATGATGCTGTCGTTTATTTTGAAAGCCTGGCTCTGGATGCCTGGGTAAAAGAGCTTGTTGAAACCGGCATCGTCTTTGATCGAATGCCGCAAGATGAAAGCTGGGGTTGGCGCGAGGCACGGCTACGCGATCCGCATGGCAATATCATTTGTCTGTATCATGCCGGTGAAAACCGTCGGTATCCTCCGTGGAGAATCAATTGA
- a CDS encoding DUF1272 domain-containing protein — translation MLEMRPDCESCGVDLPADQPGANICTFECTFCDDCVKGKLAHICPNCGGGFEPRPIRSIELLKKYPASGERKFKG, via the coding sequence ATGCTGGAAATGCGCCCAGATTGCGAAAGCTGCGGCGTTGATTTGCCCGCAGATCAGCCGGGAGCAAACATCTGTACATTTGAATGCACCTTTTGTGATGATTGCGTAAAAGGCAAACTGGCCCATATATGCCCGAATTGTGGCGGTGGATTTGAACCGCGACCCATTCGATCTATTGAATTGTTGAAAAAATATCCGGCTTCGGGCGAGCGGAAATTTAAAGGATAA
- a CDS encoding site-specific DNA-methyltransferase codes for MGIIERIDAPTNKVAPHKKTGRTIKTGTAKPAENTAKLPLNSILKMDCIEAMASLPDASIDMVFADPPYNLQLGGDLYRPEGGQVDAVDDAWDQFDSFAAYDAFTKAWLSEARRILKPNGSLWVIGSYHNIFRVGASLQDIGYWILNDIIWRKANPMPNFKGTRFTNAHETLIWAAKSEKAKYTFNYRAMKNLNDELQMRSDWVMPICGGQERLKRDGVKAHPTQKPEALLYRIMLATTNPGDIVLDPFFGTGTTGAVAKRLGRHWIGCEKEDVYCEVAEERIEAALPLDESSLKTMQSPKSKPRVAFGTLVETGYLKAGTEICSKNRKFKAKVRADGSLLWEGKEGSIHKIGATVQDAPSCNGWTYWYYHDGKELKPIDDLRQTYLLATEP; via the coding sequence ATGGGTATCATTGAGCGCATTGACGCGCCGACAAACAAGGTTGCACCGCACAAGAAGACTGGGCGCACCATAAAAACGGGAACGGCTAAGCCGGCGGAAAATACTGCAAAACTGCCGTTAAACAGCATTTTGAAGATGGATTGTATTGAAGCCATGGCGTCACTGCCGGATGCTTCGATCGATATGGTTTTTGCCGATCCGCCCTACAACTTGCAACTTGGTGGTGATCTTTACCGGCCCGAAGGTGGCCAAGTGGATGCGGTCGACGATGCGTGGGACCAGTTTGACAGCTTTGCCGCTTACGATGCGTTTACAAAGGCTTGGCTATCAGAGGCGCGGCGTATTCTTAAACCAAATGGTTCGCTTTGGGTGATTGGCAGTTATCATAATATATTCCGCGTTGGCGCTTCGTTGCAGGATATTGGCTACTGGATCCTCAATGATATCATCTGGCGCAAGGCCAATCCGATGCCCAATTTCAAGGGGACACGGTTTACCAATGCGCATGAAACGCTGATCTGGGCTGCCAAGAGCGAAAAGGCGAAATATACCTTTAACTACCGCGCGATGAAGAACCTCAACGATGAATTACAGATGCGCTCCGACTGGGTGATGCCGATTTGCGGTGGTCAGGAACGGTTGAAACGCGACGGTGTCAAGGCGCATCCGACGCAGAAACCTGAAGCGTTGCTCTATCGTATCATGCTGGCAACGACCAATCCGGGCGATATCGTGCTCGATCCGTTTTTTGGTACTGGAACCACCGGCGCCGTAGCGAAAAGATTGGGACGTCATTGGATCGGTTGCGAGAAGGAAGATGTTTACTGCGAGGTCGCTGAAGAGCGCATAGAGGCAGCGCTTCCGCTCGACGAGAGTTCGCTGAAAACCATGCAATCACCCAAGTCCAAACCGCGGGTTGCCTTTGGCACTTTGGTGGAAACTGGCTACCTGAAAGCCGGTACCGAGATTTGCAGCAAAAACCGCAAGTTCAAAGCTAAAGTGCGTGCAGATGGTTCGCTGCTTTGGGAGGGTAAGGAAGGTTCGATCCATAAAATCGGTGCGACGGTGCAAGATGCGCCAAGCTGCAATGGCTGGACCTACTGGTATTATCATGACGGCAAGGAACTGAAGCCGATTGACGATTTGCGTCAGACCTATCTACTGGCAACGGAACCCTAA
- the folP gene encoding dihydropteroate synthase translates to MADFMEQMEAQSAHSKIYMKPVGFLDNPQYFDEQNSRLNNSLMWFSQIECTTIDEGKSARALVPVEQWPQLLEKMVEPLAERATALFANLTRPHAPLQCGERVIRFDQPHVMGILNRTPDSFSDGGKHAGKNGSDPQAAIDAAFNMATAGASIIDIGGESTRPGAEAVWEGDEIKRVVPVIEKLTHCGAAISVDTRKAAVMEAAIAAGAHIINDISALLHDKRSLEVAGVSGKPVVLMHAPSSGKDPHKGNGYGNVVTETFDWLEQRIADVVEAGFEREKIIVDPGLGFGKSLADNLALMNNLAMFHALGQPLLIGASRKRMIGALSKEAPVDQRLGGSIALALHAIQQGAQIVRVHDVPETVQAAQVWRGMRDAGVTARV, encoded by the coding sequence ATGGCCGACTTCATGGAACAGATGGAGGCTCAATCGGCACATTCCAAAATCTATATGAAGCCTGTCGGGTTTCTGGATAATCCACAGTATTTTGATGAACAAAATAGTCGTCTAAACAACAGTTTGATGTGGTTTTCTCAGATTGAATGTACGACGATAGATGAAGGAAAATCCGCCCGGGCGCTGGTACCCGTTGAGCAATGGCCGCAATTGTTGGAAAAAATGGTTGAGCCGCTGGCTGAACGCGCGACGGCGCTATTTGCAAATCTCACCAGACCGCATGCGCCATTGCAATGCGGCGAGCGGGTGATCCGTTTTGATCAGCCGCATGTCATGGGTATATTGAACAGGACGCCCGACAGCTTTTCGGATGGTGGCAAGCATGCAGGAAAAAATGGGAGCGATCCGCAAGCTGCCATAGACGCTGCCTTCAATATGGCTACCGCTGGGGCCTCGATCATCGATATCGGCGGTGAATCAACCCGTCCCGGGGCCGAAGCGGTTTGGGAAGGTGACGAAATCAAGCGAGTGGTGCCAGTGATTGAAAAGCTCACGCACTGTGGCGCGGCGATTTCGGTCGATACGCGCAAGGCCGCTGTCATGGAGGCCGCCATCGCAGCAGGAGCGCATATTATCAATGATATATCAGCACTTCTTCATGATAAACGTTCGCTTGAGGTGGCCGGAGTTTCTGGCAAACCGGTGGTGTTGATGCACGCCCCTTCCAGCGGCAAAGATCCGCACAAAGGTAATGGGTATGGCAATGTTGTTACGGAGACCTTCGATTGGCTGGAGCAACGCATAGCCGATGTTGTCGAAGCCGGTTTTGAGCGCGAAAAAATCATCGTCGATCCGGGGCTCGGTTTCGGAAAGTCTCTCGCTGACAATCTGGCGTTGATGAACAATCTTGCGATGTTCCATGCGCTTGGCCAACCGCTGCTGATCGGCGCGAGCCGCAAACGCATGATCGGTGCCCTGTCAAAAGAAGCGCCGGTTGACCAGCGTCTGGGCGGTTCTATCGCGCTTGCCCTTCATGCCATCCAACAGGGTGCGCAAATCGTTCGGGTTCATGATGTGCCGGAAACGGTGCAGGCGGCGCAAGTCTGGCGCGGGATGCGCGATGCGGGGGTTACAGCGCGGGTTTAG
- a CDS encoding EAL domain-containing protein gives MNLRRNTASIEPLPAKLAGWTSLGIVPSSDNDSVSQRIADDILALSSFWPLIPLVKVAGLIFLYLADQNATLSMHAMTMSLAASTFFFDLCICGAAKFKKFKTLQPYLQLRFMLVFACLSGITFAVFQLSLIDLQSSPLLAASCVVFQCFTTMIVAIIAGKQRIVGVSFSTGVVAVLFFALPFFAFGFAFLIFVSAAYVATLEHIRRDHADNLRIIEKRQGEKRASLLLTEYENAGLGWFWETDRDGKIIYISDSIRKYSSDTFEDLIGQSLTNLIAPFEAASSSPSGERTLGFHLSSRSAFKEISVQSVIFGEERWWSLSGNPIFSPYGQFQGFRGSGTDLTAMRRSQDEVKQLAQFDSLTGLSNRLQMLGILEKALIDQMGATRPCALFLLDLDRFKTVNDTLGHPAGDALLKQVSQRIQRVIGSQGHAGRIGGDEFKVVLPDIYDRKPLASLADAVIATLTQPYMIEGTQITIGASIGIAIAPEHGGTTESLIRNADLALYAAKDGGRGIHRFYDRTMHADAEDRRNLEQELRQALSADQFHLVYQPQVSTANEEISGYEALLRWNHPVRGYISPAVFIPIAEEAGLITQIGEWALRTACDEVAKWPRNVKIAVNVSPIQFANPGFPAVVMNALSRSQLDPGRLELEITESVFLNEGDNTDQMFANLKSIGIRLSLDDFGTGYSSLSYLKKAPFDKIKIDQSFVRGASIAGNRNAAIIRSIVSLAEALDMETIAEGAETHDELALIRDLGCSHVQGYIYSKPLVANEAVALLAEGRGPLVPTGLKSSRHPRRTVLRSIAVIHDNYRYDAQLRNIAINGALVVGLWDVPPGTELMLELAPDYACFATACWSEGDKTGVQFAEAIDFKRLSKTTPSVKRSLARDPKAA, from the coding sequence ATGAATTTGCGACGTAATACTGCCAGTATTGAGCCATTACCAGCCAAATTGGCGGGTTGGACGAGTTTGGGTATTGTCCCATCGTCCGACAATGATAGCGTGTCGCAAAGAATTGCCGATGATATATTGGCTTTATCAAGTTTTTGGCCCTTGATCCCGTTGGTAAAAGTCGCTGGATTGATCTTTCTCTATCTGGCGGACCAGAACGCGACTCTATCAATGCATGCCATGACGATGTCCTTGGCCGCATCGACCTTTTTCTTCGATCTTTGTATCTGCGGTGCCGCAAAATTCAAGAAATTCAAGACTTTACAACCGTATTTGCAACTCCGATTCATGCTTGTTTTTGCCTGTCTTTCGGGAATCACATTTGCTGTTTTCCAGCTGTCATTGATTGACCTCCAATCATCGCCGCTGCTCGCAGCGTCCTGCGTCGTTTTTCAATGTTTTACCACAATGATTGTCGCCATTATTGCTGGAAAACAACGGATCGTTGGGGTTTCTTTTAGTACCGGTGTGGTAGCGGTTCTGTTTTTCGCGTTGCCGTTTTTTGCGTTTGGCTTTGCTTTCTTAATTTTTGTGTCCGCAGCCTATGTCGCGACTTTAGAACATATCCGCCGGGATCACGCTGACAATCTACGTATAATAGAAAAACGTCAGGGCGAAAAGCGGGCTAGCTTACTGCTGACGGAATATGAAAATGCGGGTTTGGGTTGGTTCTGGGAAACGGATCGAGATGGCAAAATAATCTATATTTCCGATTCTATCCGGAAATATTCAAGCGACACTTTTGAAGACCTCATTGGTCAATCATTGACCAATTTGATTGCGCCTTTTGAAGCGGCTTCCAGTTCGCCAAGCGGCGAAAGGACTTTGGGGTTCCATCTGTCCAGTCGCTCGGCATTTAAAGAAATTTCTGTTCAGTCTGTGATATTTGGAGAAGAGCGCTGGTGGTCGCTATCTGGCAATCCGATATTCTCGCCATATGGTCAGTTTCAGGGGTTTCGAGGTAGCGGCACCGACTTGACGGCTATGCGGAGGTCGCAAGACGAGGTGAAGCAGCTCGCTCAATTCGATTCTTTGACTGGATTGTCAAACCGGCTTCAAATGCTCGGGATTCTTGAAAAAGCCCTGATAGACCAGATGGGTGCTACGCGGCCCTGTGCATTGTTCCTTCTCGATCTGGATCGTTTCAAGACGGTGAACGATACATTGGGACATCCTGCTGGCGATGCGCTGTTGAAACAGGTTAGCCAGAGAATTCAACGTGTCATAGGCTCACAAGGTCATGCCGGCAGAATTGGGGGAGACGAATTCAAAGTCGTACTTCCCGATATATATGATCGGAAACCTCTGGCATCCTTGGCCGACGCGGTAATTGCAACTTTGACGCAGCCTTACATGATCGAAGGTACTCAGATTACAATAGGTGCGTCCATCGGAATTGCGATTGCTCCAGAACATGGCGGAACGACCGAATCGCTCATTCGCAATGCCGATCTTGCGCTGTACGCAGCCAAGGATGGTGGACGTGGTATTCATCGCTTTTACGATAGGACCATGCATGCTGATGCGGAAGACCGGCGAAATTTGGAACAGGAACTCAGACAGGCGCTGTCTGCGGACCAATTTCATCTGGTCTATCAGCCACAAGTTTCAACCGCGAACGAAGAGATTTCAGGATATGAAGCTCTTTTGCGGTGGAATCACCCAGTGCGAGGTTATATTTCACCGGCAGTATTTATTCCAATCGCTGAAGAGGCCGGCCTCATTACACAAATCGGCGAATGGGCTTTGCGAACCGCCTGTGATGAAGTGGCGAAATGGCCAAGGAATGTCAAAATTGCGGTCAATGTCTCACCTATTCAATTTGCCAATCCCGGGTTTCCGGCGGTTGTGATGAACGCGCTTTCGAGGTCGCAACTTGACCCGGGTCGGTTGGAACTGGAGATAACCGAAAGCGTTTTCCTGAATGAAGGTGATAATACTGACCAAATGTTTGCCAATCTCAAATCCATTGGCATCCGACTTTCATTGGATGACTTTGGCACAGGCTATTCCTCTCTCAGTTACTTGAAAAAAGCACCATTTGACAAAATCAAGATCGACCAGAGCTTTGTGCGAGGCGCTTCCATTGCTGGCAATCGAAATGCAGCGATTATCAGATCCATTGTTTCCCTGGCCGAAGCCCTGGATATGGAGACAATCGCAGAGGGTGCCGAAACCCATGACGAACTGGCACTGATTCGGGATTTGGGCTGCTCTCACGTTCAGGGGTATATCTACAGTAAGCCCCTCGTCGCAAATGAAGCTGTAGCCCTTTTGGCTGAAGGCAGAGGGCCATTGGTTCCAACCGGACTCAAATCCAGCCGCCACCCGCGACGCACTGTGCTGAGATCTATTGCCGTCATTCATGACAACTATAGATATGATGCGCAGCTCCGGAATATTGCCATTAACGGCGCATTGGTTGTTGGGCTTTGGGATGTTCCGCCTGGCACCGAACTGATGCTGGAATTGGCCCCAGATTACGCCTGCTTTGCCACAGCTTGCTGGTCAGAAGGCGACAAGACCGGTGTTCAATTTGCTGAAGCCATAGATTTTAAGCGGTTAAGCAAAACCACTCCCAGCGTAAAGCGAAGTCTAGCGCGTGATCCGAAAGCAGCATAG
- a CDS encoding dicarboxylate/amino acid:cation symporter encodes MKKALIILAALILGIVAGLSFGSSADWLVTSADVVGTMWLNGLRMTVIPLVFTLLVVGIAKAASMARAGRMTARAIAFMIFILWCSSAMAAIVTPALLEIFPLDSGAAEALRSALGSVEPAGDVPPFSDFLRAIIPTNPIAAAAEDAVLPLMVFALAFAFAITRLPEKPRTLLTDFFEAMADALLILIQWVLLLAPIGVFALALVVGAKAGAAAFGALLHYVLIVSAIGAVIWIASYLLTLVGAKRNPVAFFRASAPAQAVAISTQSSLASLPAMVSGVKAMGVGERSADVVLPISVALFRATGPCMNLAVAIYVAHLMGIELSVSALAIGVVVAAITTMGAVSLPGSVSFITSIAPIALAMGLPIEPLALLLAIETFPDIMRTVANVSMDMSVTATVAAREGDIE; translated from the coding sequence TTGAAAAAAGCGCTTATTATACTGGCGGCATTGATATTGGGGATTGTCGCCGGTTTGAGCTTTGGATCAAGCGCGGACTGGCTGGTCACTAGCGCCGACGTCGTTGGCACGATGTGGCTTAATGGACTGCGCATGACTGTCATCCCGCTCGTTTTTACTCTCCTTGTAGTAGGCATCGCCAAAGCTGCATCAATGGCGCGAGCGGGCCGGATGACCGCACGCGCAATCGCTTTCATGATTTTCATATTATGGTGCTCCTCGGCGATGGCGGCGATTGTGACGCCCGCGTTGCTGGAGATTTTTCCTTTGGATAGTGGCGCTGCCGAGGCATTGCGCTCCGCATTAGGCAGCGTCGAACCGGCTGGCGATGTCCCACCATTCAGCGATTTCTTGCGCGCAATCATTCCCACAAATCCGATTGCTGCCGCCGCAGAAGATGCAGTTTTACCGCTCATGGTCTTTGCACTCGCCTTTGCTTTTGCGATAACCCGGTTACCGGAAAAACCCCGCACGCTGCTCACGGATTTTTTTGAAGCAATGGCCGATGCTTTATTGATCCTGATCCAGTGGGTATTGCTGCTTGCCCCTATTGGTGTGTTTGCCTTGGCGCTCGTCGTTGGTGCCAAAGCCGGAGCGGCAGCGTTTGGCGCGCTGCTGCATTATGTTTTAATCGTCAGTGCCATCGGTGCAGTGATCTGGATTGCGAGCTATCTGCTGACCTTGGTGGGAGCCAAACGCAACCCAGTCGCATTTTTCCGGGCTTCTGCCCCGGCACAGGCAGTGGCAATTTCCACACAAAGCTCGCTCGCATCACTACCGGCGATGGTGAGTGGCGTTAAAGCAATGGGTGTCGGAGAACGCTCCGCGGATGTGGTGCTTCCGATCTCGGTCGCGCTGTTCAGAGCCACTGGGCCTTGCATGAACCTAGCGGTCGCGATTTATGTCGCCCATCTCATGGGAATAGAATTATCGGTCAGCGCTCTGGCTATCGGTGTAGTTGTTGCTGCGATCACAACGATGGGCGCGGTCAGCCTGCCGGGATCGGTCAGTTTCATTACCTCCATAGCACCGATTGCGCTGGCAATGGGCTTGCCGATTGAACCGCTTGCTTTGCTTTTGGCGATTGAGACCTTTCCTGATATTATGAGGACAGTGGCCAATGTCAGTATGGATATGAGCGTAACTGCAACAGTCGCGGCACGTGAAGGAGATATTGAATGA